Proteins encoded by one window of Methanomicrobia archaeon:
- the atwA gene encoding methyl coenzyme M reductase system, component A2, which produces MGDESEVFIKINGVSKSFEGKTALSNVSVDIREKEPLGLLGRSGSGKSVLLRMLRGSKEYEPDSGEIIFRIAICPSCSWVEGPSFVGTTCSRCGGVFEFQEVNFWQDYQMQRLLKSAIAIMLQRSFALYSDEGVVWNVLEALERAGYPKSKRLKRAYEILESVKMLHRANMPATRDLSGGEKQRMVLARQMALQPILLLADEPTGTLDHETARVVHKALLESTKGGTTFVVTSHWPYVIRELAKKTLWLDKGEMVEYGDTAKIIDDFEREVGAIARDEYKKFGEPKIRIEHLKKYYLSASRGVVKGVDDVSFIIYENEIFGVVGHSGAGKTSLMRIVSHLEPSTAGHAWVRIGEQWYDASKADLGTFVKDGVISGGTTDWKHYFVGVLHQEYTLYPKLTIWENLTHGIGLEMPDDLAKMKVHYMLQGVGFTDEEIEEILPKTHLELSVGEKQRILIAQLLMKEPEIAVLDEPTGTMDPHTKKYVGETIQKARENLGITFVIVTHDLDFAEAVCDRVAYMNQGKLEKIEDLRRAEE; this is translated from the coding sequence ATGGGCGATGAGAGTGAAGTTTTTATTAAAATAAACGGTGTGAGTAAGTCGTTTGAGGGTAAGACCGCGCTGAGTAATGTCAGTGTCGACATACGAGAGAAAGAGCCGCTGGGGCTGCTCGGGAGAAGTGGTTCGGGCAAATCAGTATTACTTCGTATGTTGCGGGGCAGCAAGGAATACGAACCTGACAGCGGTGAGATTATCTTCAGGATTGCTATCTGCCCTTCCTGTTCCTGGGTCGAAGGCCCGAGCTTCGTCGGTACGACCTGCAGCCGGTGCGGCGGCGTCTTCGAGTTCCAGGAAGTTAATTTCTGGCAGGATTATCAGATGCAGCGCCTGTTGAAATCTGCGATTGCGATCATGCTCCAGCGGAGCTTCGCACTCTACAGTGACGAGGGTGTCGTCTGGAACGTGCTCGAGGCCCTGGAGCGCGCGGGCTACCCGAAGAGCAAACGGCTGAAACGTGCCTACGAGATCCTGGAGTCTGTAAAGATGTTGCATCGTGCTAATATGCCCGCGACCCGCGATCTCAGCGGTGGTGAGAAGCAGCGCATGGTGCTTGCACGACAGATGGCGCTGCAGCCTATTCTCCTCCTGGCCGACGAGCCCACCGGGACACTCGATCATGAGACGGCACGCGTCGTGCACAAAGCCCTGCTCGAGAGCACGAAGGGTGGCACCACCTTTGTGGTTACCTCGCACTGGCCGTATGTGATCCGGGAATTGGCGAAGAAGACGCTCTGGCTCGATAAAGGCGAAATGGTCGAGTATGGCGATACCGCAAAGATCATCGACGACTTCGAGCGAGAAGTGGGTGCGATCGCGCGCGACGAGTACAAGAAATTCGGTGAGCCGAAGATACGCATCGAACATTTGAAGAAGTATTACCTCTCCGCGTCCCGTGGCGTTGTCAAGGGCGTGGACGACGTCTCGTTCATTATTTATGAGAATGAGATCTTCGGGGTGGTCGGGCATAGTGGTGCGGGCAAGACGAGCTTGATGCGGATCGTCAGTCATTTGGAGCCGAGCACCGCGGGCCATGCCTGGGTACGCATCGGTGAGCAGTGGTATGACGCCTCAAAAGCAGATCTCGGGACTTTCGTCAAGGACGGCGTGATCAGCGGCGGCACGACCGACTGGAAGCACTATTTCGTCGGCGTCTTGCATCAAGAATATACCCTCTATCCCAAATTGACGATCTGGGAGAATCTCACGCACGGCATAGGGCTGGAGATGCCTGACGATCTTGCAAAGATGAAGGTGCACTACATGCTCCAGGGCGTGGGCTTCACGGACGAAGAGATCGAGGAGATACTGCCCAAGACGCACCTTGAACTGAGCGTGGGTGAGAAGCAGCGAATACTTATCGCGCAATTGTTGATGAAGGAGCCGGAGATCGCGGTCCTCGACGAGCCAACCGGAACGATGGATCCGCATACGAAGAAGTACGTCGGCGAGACCATCCAGAAGGCGCGTGAGAATTTGGGGATCACCTTCGTGATCGTTACACACGATCTCGATTTTGCCGAGGCTGTGTGTGATCGGGTGGCATATATGAACCAGGGTAAACTGGAGAAGATAGAAGATCTGAGGCGCGCGGAGGAATAG
- the atwA gene encoding methyl coenzyme M reductase system, component A2 yields MGKEEPLVRIRGVSKEFEGVKALDDVSFDIYEGVPMGLLGRSGAGKSTLLHMLRGSEEYAPTSGEIFFRVAMCPSCEWVTAPSQAGQTCTKCGGTLELQEVNYWQDAEARKKVKRSVAIMLQRTFGLYGDDTVMYNVLQALESRQYPADKRFRRAYELLKAVRMIHRISFPAANLSGGEKQRVVLARQLALDPMLLLADEPTGTLDVETAKLVHKALKESTAEGMTMIVTSHWPYVVEELSEKVLWLDNGKVVQFGDAKEVVAAFKKQVSEIEREEYQKIGEPKIQIEHCKKYYYSIWRGMVKAVDDVTLTIYENEIIGLLGKSGAGKTSLSRIICQIDPVTGGSVKIRVGDRWIDVSRVAETGVWIAWGATTPGMGEQAAARVAMLHQEYSLYPERTVLENLTTCIGLRIPAELARMKAKFMLQSVGFSEDKAEEILPKTHTELSVGERQRIALAQVMMKEPAIAVLDEPTGTMDPITKKYVADSIRAARENLGMTFIIVTHDTDFAYDVCDRIAHMEAGTIVKLEDLRATISESEVAA; encoded by the coding sequence ATGGGTAAAGAGGAACCGTTGGTCAGGATCAGGGGAGTAAGCAAGGAGTTCGAGGGCGTGAAAGCCCTGGATGACGTGAGTTTTGATATTTACGAGGGTGTGCCCATGGGCTTGCTGGGCAGAAGTGGCGCGGGTAAATCGACGCTGCTTCATATGCTGCGCGGCAGTGAAGAATACGCACCGACGTCGGGCGAGATCTTCTTCCGGGTCGCGATGTGCCCCTCCTGCGAGTGGGTAACGGCACCGAGCCAGGCTGGCCAGACCTGCACGAAATGCGGGGGGACCCTGGAATTACAGGAAGTGAACTACTGGCAGGACGCAGAAGCTCGGAAGAAGGTGAAGCGATCGGTGGCGATCATGCTCCAGCGCACGTTCGGGCTCTACGGCGACGACACCGTTATGTATAACGTCTTGCAGGCGCTGGAGAGCAGGCAATATCCGGCCGATAAGCGGTTCCGGCGTGCTTACGAGCTGCTCAAAGCGGTACGAATGATCCACCGGATCTCCTTTCCCGCAGCCAACCTCAGCGGTGGCGAGAAGCAGCGCGTCGTGCTCGCGCGGCAACTGGCACTCGATCCGATGTTGCTCCTGGCCGACGAGCCCACCGGAACACTGGACGTTGAAACCGCGAAGCTCGTGCACAAGGCACTGAAAGAGAGCACCGCAGAAGGTATGACCATGATCGTCACCTCGCACTGGCCGTACGTCGTTGAGGAACTGAGTGAGAAAGTCTTATGGCTCGATAATGGCAAAGTGGTGCAGTTTGGCGATGCGAAGGAAGTCGTGGCTGCATTCAAGAAGCAGGTGAGCGAGATCGAGCGCGAGGAGTACCAGAAGATCGGTGAGCCGAAGATTCAGATCGAGCACTGCAAGAAGTACTACTACTCCATCTGGCGCGGCATGGTCAAGGCGGTGGATGACGTTACGCTCACCATCTATGAGAACGAGATCATCGGGCTCCTGGGTAAGAGCGGCGCGGGTAAGACGAGCCTGTCCCGTATCATCTGCCAGATCGATCCGGTCACCGGCGGATCCGTTAAGATACGTGTCGGAGACCGGTGGATCGATGTGAGCAGAGTCGCAGAGACCGGTGTATGGATCGCATGGGGCGCGACGACCCCGGGCATGGGCGAGCAGGCGGCCGCGCGGGTCGCTATGTTACATCAGGAGTACTCCTTATACCCCGAACGGACCGTGTTAGAGAATCTCACCACCTGCATAGGCCTGCGGATTCCCGCTGAGCTCGCGCGCATGAAGGCGAAATTCATGCTCCAGAGTGTCGGCTTCAGTGAAGATAAGGCGGAGGAGATACTGCCGAAGACCCACACTGAGTTGAGCGTCGGTGAGCGGCAGCGGATCGCGCTCGCGCAGGTCATGATGAAGGAGCCGGCGATCGCGGTGCTCGATGAGCCGACGGGTACTATGGATCCGATAACGAAGAAATACGTGGCTGATTCCATTCGTGCAGCCCGTGAGAACCTCGGTATGACCTTTATTATTGTTACCCACGATACAGACTTCGCCTATGACGTCTGTGACCGCATCGCGCACATGGAGGCGGGCACAATCGTGAAGCTGGAAGATTTGCGGGCAACCATCAGTGAGAGCGAGGTAGCAGCTTAG
- the mcrC gene encoding methyl-coenzyme M reductase I operon protein C, with translation MAVGREQQVVACRKGQGLGIGGGLAQRGTFARAWKNDVIAVAMSPGYRHVPKPVCEITTELRSRGINVGELILNAGDGTPADAPRSGGHGVAFGLEPREVEILNKPKLIILHHGNVKVHFIYKVRFILRKVKVPAIVLCQSPVSFADFEEIGVSTKYKKGETAGKVMDIVDGIVRHESVPQSKLDEIVSKVKRALRELAAEEHE, from the coding sequence ATGGCGGTGGGAAGGGAGCAGCAAGTAGTAGCGTGTAGAAAAGGGCAGGGGCTCGGAATAGGCGGTGGTCTTGCGCAACGGGGGACCTTCGCCAGGGCCTGGAAAAACGATGTGATCGCCGTTGCGATGTCACCGGGATATCGACACGTGCCCAAACCGGTCTGCGAGATCACTACCGAATTGCGGAGCCGCGGTATCAACGTCGGTGAGCTGATCTTGAACGCCGGTGACGGCACACCAGCAGACGCGCCGCGGAGTGGCGGCCACGGAGTCGCTTTCGGCCTCGAGCCACGAGAGGTGGAGATCCTTAATAAGCCCAAGCTCATCATCCTGCATCACGGGAACGTGAAGGTGCATTTCATCTACAAGGTCCGGTTTATCTTGCGGAAGGTGAAGGTGCCAGCCATTGTGCTCTGTCAATCGCCCGTCTCTTTCGCGGATTTCGAAGAGATCGGGGTGAGCACGAAGTACAAAAAGGGCGAGACCGCGGGCAAGGTCATGGACATCGTGGATGGCATTGTTCGGCATGAGAGCGTGCCCCAGTCCAAGCTGGATGAGATTGTGAGCAAGGTAAAACGGGCGCTGCGCGAGCTCGCAGCAGAAGAGCACGAGTAA